A genome region from Bosea sp. BIWAKO-01 includes the following:
- a CDS encoding sensor histidine kinase — MICLRHEQRQRLLALELKHRMKNTVAMIQAIANQTIRGGPEVDAIKEAFVARLTTMASAQDILTQTVWAKAGLAYLVEESLKGQSDLTRFRIEGPPVELSSKTALAMALALHELATNATKYGALSQDNGRIDVSWSVVGGEFNFEWRESSGPPTRRGFGSRMIERALAGYFSGTAGINYEPSGVFFALRGPIEALTAD, encoded by the coding sequence TTGATCTGCCTTCGCCATGAGCAGCGGCAACGCCTGCTCGCTCTTGAACTGAAACACCGAATGAAGAACACGGTCGCCATGATCCAGGCGATCGCCAATCAGACGATCCGCGGCGGCCCCGAGGTAGACGCCATAAAGGAGGCGTTTGTCGCCCGCCTCACTACGATGGCCTCCGCGCAGGACATCCTAACGCAGACCGTATGGGCCAAGGCGGGCCTGGCCTACCTCGTCGAGGAATCGCTAAAGGGGCAAAGTGATCTCACCCGCTTTCGGATCGAGGGCCCCCCGGTCGAGCTCTCGTCGAAAACCGCCCTGGCGATGGCGCTCGCGCTGCATGAGCTGGCGACCAACGCCACGAAGTATGGCGCCCTCAGCCAGGACAACGGACGTATCGACGTGAGTTGGTCGGTCGTGGGAGGGGAGTTCAATTTCGAGTGGCGGGAGAGCAGCGGCCCGCCCACCCGGCGTGGCTTTGGATCGCGCATGATCGAGCGCGCCTTGGCGGGATACTTCAGCGGTACGGCGGGGATAAACTATGAGCCATCCGGGGTCTTCTTCGCGCTTCGCGGACCTATAGAGGCGCTGACCGCGGACTGA
- a CDS encoding response regulator transcription factor, with translation MALSGEPLVRVFLADEHPIFLVGLHSCLQGHPCIEIVGKTNKVGQLIDAVNGTMPDVLIVSASFNGVSAMEALLMSVPYVRVIVLVDQAEAAQARHMLALGVRGFVFRQSPIQVLPKAIAAVRRGEYFNDAADAQTREHIAFERRNGLSTQATLTSREREVLRLIALGFSVREAADNLGIAAKSAETYKARASMKLGIDNRRKIVQYAIIQGWFQ, from the coding sequence ATGGCATTGTCGGGCGAGCCCCTGGTTCGCGTCTTTTTGGCTGACGAGCATCCAATCTTTCTGGTCGGGTTGCACTCCTGCCTTCAAGGGCATCCCTGCATTGAGATCGTGGGTAAGACGAACAAGGTCGGCCAGCTGATCGACGCTGTGAATGGCACCATGCCGGACGTCCTGATTGTGAGCGCTAGCTTCAACGGCGTCTCGGCGATGGAAGCGCTGTTGATGAGCGTGCCATATGTGCGGGTGATCGTACTGGTTGATCAGGCGGAGGCGGCTCAGGCCCGGCACATGCTCGCACTGGGCGTGCGCGGCTTCGTTTTCAGGCAATCGCCAATTCAGGTCCTGCCCAAAGCAATCGCCGCCGTGCGCCGCGGCGAGTACTTCAACGATGCAGCGGACGCTCAAACCCGAGAACACATTGCCTTTGAGCGCAGAAATGGGTTGTCAACCCAAGCCACGTTGACCAGCCGCGAGCGCGAGGTCCTACGACTGATTGCGCTAGGATTCAGCGTTCGAGAGGCAGCTGACAATCTTGGCATCGCGGCCAAATCGGCGGAAACCTACAAGGCGCGGGCGAGCATGAAGCTCGGCATCGATAACAGGCGAAAGATCGTGCAGTACGCGATCATCCAGGGCTGGTTCCAATAG
- a CDS encoding glycosyltransferase family 4 protein → MLLSGETKCTAPGAAVDGHANGEAHNDPPISVFAHLAYDKDADGWREAWANGTLVGRNDITPYGYGRAGSMGCRVRFSRSRNEGMLGRLMRLGARVILGFDMAHAVSQRDAIFRSDVVWTHTESQFLAVSALLMVRGSGPKLIGQSVWLFDRWPRFGPIRRALYRFLIRRVDVLTTLSTANAEIARKLFPDKRIEMLHFGIGCEDLGKPAQATESGASVVAVGNDRHRDWKTLIAAVNDLKGVEVDILSHTAGRHRGLARSHVRMGPAKTNDQLRAAYGHASVAVVPLTENAHASGITAILEAVLAGVPVIASDAGGLRSYFTDNEVIFVPVGDAGALSAAIAHVLAQRETSLAMTARAQARVVEGPANLDAYIRRHVEISRELVRAETRQPGAVQER, encoded by the coding sequence ATGTTGCTATCGGGTGAGACGAAATGCACTGCTCCGGGCGCGGCAGTCGACGGCCATGCAAATGGGGAGGCTCACAACGACCCGCCGATCAGCGTTTTTGCCCATCTCGCTTATGACAAAGACGCGGATGGCTGGCGTGAGGCCTGGGCGAACGGAACCCTGGTCGGACGAAACGATATAACGCCCTATGGTTACGGAAGAGCCGGCTCGATGGGCTGCCGCGTGAGGTTCTCGCGATCCCGGAACGAAGGCATGCTCGGTCGCCTGATGCGCCTCGGCGCCAGGGTGATCCTGGGATTCGACATGGCCCATGCCGTGTCCCAGAGAGATGCGATTTTTCGATCCGATGTAGTGTGGACACATACCGAATCGCAGTTCCTGGCGGTGTCGGCGCTGCTCATGGTGCGAGGAAGCGGCCCCAAGCTGATAGGCCAGAGCGTATGGCTGTTTGACCGCTGGCCGCGCTTTGGACCGATCAGGAGGGCGCTTTACCGCTTCTTGATCCGCCGCGTGGATGTTCTGACGACGCTGTCAACCGCTAACGCCGAGATCGCTCGAAAGCTCTTTCCTGACAAGCGCATTGAAATGTTGCATTTCGGAATCGGGTGCGAAGATCTCGGCAAACCTGCCCAGGCGACGGAATCAGGGGCTTCGGTTGTTGCCGTCGGAAACGACCGCCATAGAGACTGGAAGACGCTGATCGCCGCAGTCAACGATCTCAAAGGCGTCGAAGTCGATATCCTCTCTCACACGGCCGGGAGACACAGGGGGCTCGCACGATCGCATGTCCGGATGGGACCCGCCAAGACGAACGACCAATTGCGTGCCGCGTACGGACACGCATCAGTCGCCGTCGTCCCGCTCACAGAAAATGCCCACGCCAGCGGGATCACCGCCATCCTCGAGGCCGTTCTGGCCGGTGTCCCCGTCATCGCGTCCGATGCCGGAGGCCTGCGCTCCTATTTTACCGACAACGAGGTAATCTTTGTTCCGGTGGGAGATGCTGGCGCCTTATCGGCCGCAATCGCCCATGTCCTTGCCCAGCGCGAAACGTCTTTGGCGATGACAGCTCGTGCCCAGGCGCGGGTCGTCGAGGGACCGGCTAACCTGGATGCCTACATTCGCAGACATGTCGAGATCAGTCGCGAACTCGTACGCGCCGAAACCCGGCAGCCCGGCGCGGTGCAGGAGCGCTGA
- a CDS encoding glycoside hydrolase family 16 protein gives MGAYPVPVEGRIMYPANPDIEGFAMAELLKLSSAAFLLAAFGSQQNISAQDRSDSCALRPVLLEEFDSLSIAARALGSARWTAHTPWNGDFGDAQFMDPGPHGPFQIENGELVITASKTPDGKWKSGLIAGADASGAGVGAQYGYFEVRMKMPPGPGTWPAFWLAPLKPANSTDGDVEIDVIEYYGQFTAAFQSVVHVWYKDITRKRGQAKVIDVKDGALVADFHTFGVDISPSKITFLLDRNEVWSYPTPPELNSKMYPLVNLALGSGWPIDKTPNPSRLYVDYVHVYERGSGPPEGCPIGLPR, from the coding sequence ATGGGGGCGTATCCGGTGCCTGTCGAAGGCCGGATCATGTACCCCGCGAACCCGGATATAGAGGGCTTTGCAATGGCCGAGTTATTGAAACTGAGCTCTGCCGCATTCCTGCTCGCCGCATTCGGCAGCCAGCAGAACATTTCGGCGCAAGATCGCTCGGACAGCTGCGCCTTGCGCCCCGTTCTGCTCGAAGAGTTCGACAGCCTGAGCATTGCGGCCCGCGCGCTCGGCTCCGCGCGCTGGACCGCCCACACGCCTTGGAACGGCGATTTTGGAGACGCGCAGTTCATGGATCCGGGGCCGCACGGGCCATTCCAGATCGAAAACGGCGAGCTCGTCATAACGGCCTCAAAGACGCCCGACGGGAAGTGGAAATCCGGGCTGATCGCTGGGGCCGACGCGAGCGGAGCCGGTGTCGGCGCTCAGTACGGCTATTTCGAAGTGCGAATGAAGATGCCCCCGGGCCCTGGCACCTGGCCGGCGTTCTGGCTGGCGCCGCTCAAGCCTGCCAACAGTACTGACGGGGATGTCGAAATCGACGTCATCGAATATTATGGGCAGTTCACGGCTGCTTTCCAGTCCGTGGTGCATGTCTGGTACAAGGACATCACCAGAAAAAGGGGGCAGGCCAAGGTCATCGATGTGAAGGACGGAGCGCTTGTCGCCGACTTTCACACGTTCGGAGTGGATATATCCCCGAGCAAGATTACCTTCCTCCTGGATCGGAATGAGGTTTGGTCCTACCCGACGCCACCTGAGCTCAACAGCAAGATGTACCCACTGGTCAATCTCGCACTTGGAAGCGGCTGGCCAATCGACAAGACGCCCAACCCTTCAAGGCTCTACGTCGATTATGTGCATGTTTATGAGCGTGGCTCCGGGCCTCCCGAAGGATGTCCTATCGGACTGCCGCGATAG
- a CDS encoding polysaccharide biosynthesis/export family protein codes for MKQCVQIHRPPQRGDFGRKCIGAARGGLLALVCMFAALPSGFTIAAEYHVGPHDRLRIKVSEWRPTTRELFEWSTLSGEFTVSPAGMLSLPVIGAFSVETMTMADIAATISDRLKVAAGLVSAPATAVEMAQYRPIYVVGAVERPGEYAYRPAMTALHAVSIAGGYQRAEMALGRFERETIVAEGEIRVQQSQLVSLLLRRDRLQAEARQADDIRFASEIERYSGDGAADAMREERALFTSRRKAIVSRIELLRESRRMLDEELKTLGAKEITQKRQQDLIQRELDNINSLIRRGLTVNPRQLAVEQNLAQSESQALDLILATARTKQEISRLEASILEVSNEREIDIARELRETQLSLKQTVDRINSLRALIYESSAVAPALQTEQERALARMRFSILRQDGEAVQEIQIEESSTIQPGDVVKIERAGLRSIAARPPTSASPGIQN; via the coding sequence GTGAAGCAATGCGTTCAGATCCATCGCCCGCCTCAGCGCGGTGATTTCGGCCGAAAGTGCATCGGCGCTGCTCGTGGGGGACTTCTGGCGCTGGTCTGCATGTTCGCGGCTCTCCCGAGTGGGTTTACCATTGCAGCGGAGTATCACGTCGGTCCGCATGATCGTCTCAGGATCAAGGTATCCGAATGGCGACCCACCACGCGTGAGCTTTTCGAATGGTCGACGTTGAGCGGTGAATTCACAGTCAGCCCTGCAGGCATGCTGTCGCTCCCAGTAATCGGCGCATTCTCTGTCGAGACCATGACGATGGCGGATATCGCAGCAACGATATCCGACCGATTGAAAGTGGCCGCTGGGCTCGTCTCGGCACCAGCAACCGCAGTGGAGATGGCTCAGTACCGCCCGATCTATGTCGTTGGGGCGGTCGAGCGCCCAGGAGAGTACGCATACCGCCCTGCAATGACGGCTTTGCATGCGGTAAGCATCGCGGGTGGCTATCAGCGCGCGGAAATGGCGCTCGGTCGATTCGAGCGGGAGACGATCGTCGCCGAAGGCGAAATCCGCGTACAGCAGTCGCAACTCGTCTCGCTTCTGCTGCGTCGAGACCGACTTCAAGCCGAGGCTCGCCAGGCGGACGACATTCGTTTCGCAAGCGAGATCGAGCGCTATAGCGGTGACGGCGCGGCTGACGCGATGCGCGAGGAGCGCGCCTTGTTCACTTCGCGTCGCAAGGCAATCGTGTCGCGCATCGAACTCCTGCGGGAATCCCGCAGGATGCTGGACGAGGAGCTGAAGACGCTTGGTGCGAAGGAAATCACTCAGAAGCGCCAACAGGATCTCATCCAGCGCGAGCTCGACAATATCAATAGCCTCATTCGGCGGGGTTTGACGGTTAATCCGCGCCAACTCGCGGTCGAGCAAAATCTGGCGCAATCCGAAAGCCAGGCCCTGGACTTGATACTAGCTACAGCGCGGACAAAGCAGGAGATCAGCCGCCTCGAAGCTTCGATCCTCGAGGTCTCGAATGAGCGCGAGATCGATATTGCGCGTGAGCTCCGCGAGACCCAGCTCTCCCTGAAGCAGACCGTTGATCGGATCAACTCTTTGCGCGCGCTGATCTATGAATCCAGCGCGGTCGCGCCGGCGCTTCAGACAGAGCAAGAGCGAGCGTTGGCGCGGATGCGGTTCAGCATCCTGCGCCAGGATGGAGAAGCGGTTCAGGAAATCCAGATAGAGGAAAGTTCGACGATCCAGCCCGGTGACGTGGTGAAGATCGAACGAGCGGGGCTGCGGTCGATCGCCGCGCGGCCACCCACCAGCGCGTCGCCAGGCATTCAGAATTAA
- a CDS encoding glycosyltransferase — MKVAIVHYWLVGMRGGEKVIEALCRMYPEADLFTHVYVPEAVSDEIRRHKVTTSFINGLPRASRFYQKYLPLMPLALEQLDLRGYDLIISSESGPAKGIIPPPGCMHICYCHSPMRYIWNMFHEYRNRSGVFTRFIMPFLAHYVRNWDSVSADRVDHFIANSETVAQRLHRYYRRASTVINPPVDVDAFEVLPPEQVEDYCLMAGELVGYKRPDLAVEAFNRSGRRLVVIGGGEMLAALRRIAKPNVTVMGPQPFAELRHHYSRCRALIFPGEEDFGMVPIEAMASGRPVIAFRRGGATETVVDGLTGLFFDEQSVEAIIDAEERARAIMWRPAEIANHARKFSSSVFEEKMRAHIDQLLKPMAGTFTLVPSAQRERPVLLTTA, encoded by the coding sequence ATGAAGGTCGCGATCGTCCATTACTGGCTGGTCGGGATGCGAGGTGGAGAGAAGGTTATCGAGGCTCTCTGCCGCATGTATCCTGAGGCCGACCTCTTCACCCATGTCTATGTTCCCGAAGCGGTGTCGGACGAAATCCGGCGCCACAAGGTCACGACGAGTTTCATCAACGGACTGCCACGGGCCTCGAGGTTCTATCAGAAATACTTGCCCCTGATGCCCCTCGCGCTAGAGCAGCTCGATCTCCGAGGCTATGATCTGATCATCTCCAGCGAGTCTGGACCAGCCAAGGGAATTATTCCCCCACCCGGCTGTATGCACATCTGCTATTGCCACTCGCCGATGCGCTATATCTGGAACATGTTCCATGAATATCGAAATAGATCTGGCGTATTCACCCGTTTCATCATGCCTTTTCTTGCACATTACGTCAGGAATTGGGACAGTGTTTCGGCCGACCGCGTCGATCATTTCATCGCCAACTCCGAGACCGTTGCCCAGCGTTTGCATCGCTACTATCGGCGCGCATCCACGGTGATCAACCCGCCGGTCGATGTCGACGCGTTCGAGGTCCTGCCACCTGAGCAAGTCGAGGACTATTGCCTCATGGCCGGCGAACTTGTCGGTTACAAACGCCCCGATCTCGCCGTGGAAGCCTTCAATCGCTCCGGTCGCCGGCTCGTCGTAATCGGCGGCGGCGAGATGCTCGCCGCGCTACGACGGATCGCCAAGCCGAACGTAACGGTGATGGGGCCACAACCCTTCGCTGAACTGCGTCACCACTATTCCCGCTGCCGCGCCTTAATCTTTCCAGGGGAGGAAGATTTCGGAATGGTTCCGATCGAGGCGATGGCGAGTGGCCGACCGGTCATCGCCTTCCGTCGTGGAGGAGCCACGGAAACGGTTGTCGACGGTTTGACCGGCCTGTTCTTCGACGAACAGAGCGTCGAGGCAATCATCGATGCAGAGGAGAGAGCGCGGGCGATCATGTGGCGGCCTGCCGAAATCGCAAACCACGCTCGAAAATTTTCGAGCAGCGTCTTCGAGGAAAAGATGCGGGCGCACATTGACCAGCTGCTCAAGCCGATGGCCGGTACATTTACCCTGGTTCCCTCCGCGCAACGGGAGCGGCCGGTCCTCCTGACCACCGCTTGA
- a CDS encoding glycosyltransferase yields the protein MVDEIANTIAVDYEARFEIAVLHLSDYGDYAVGPRAYTYLKGSIRGRLHQMGVLRRMIGHGNYDLVVVPQIEPTAIVWLACLGLGPRLILHLHGNPRHENTHPKAHIIFGVFRMLVLDRLTYVFGTSPKQLRAFGRDFPGVASHWTPNPVREFPAMEREARAEDGRVVFVNVGRFCFQKGQDLIIAAFRDVVRLRPKARLVLVGYGEEKAGLAAQARDLGIADSVSFEHHPQDPVRPLAAADVYVSLSRWEGWSLAICEALRLGLPVVSSDCEFGPSDILTDERLGRLVPTEDKAGAVEAMLYYHDNIVAERAFAEFRAAYVARFNVSKVATEHALALTKAAGRPVAGAPPREAENAWGGRTSA from the coding sequence GTGGTCGACGAGATCGCGAATACGATAGCCGTCGACTACGAGGCGCGGTTCGAGATTGCGGTTCTGCATCTGTCGGACTACGGCGACTATGCCGTTGGGCCACGCGCGTACACGTATCTGAAGGGCTCGATCCGCGGACGGTTACATCAGATGGGCGTCCTGCGCCGGATGATCGGGCACGGGAACTATGATCTCGTCGTGGTGCCCCAGATCGAACCGACAGCGATCGTCTGGCTCGCGTGCCTCGGCCTCGGTCCGCGCCTAATCCTCCACCTGCACGGAAACCCGCGACACGAGAACACTCATCCCAAGGCCCATATTATTTTTGGCGTTTTCCGAATGCTGGTGCTGGACCGCCTGACCTATGTTTTCGGCACCAGCCCAAAGCAATTGAGGGCCTTTGGGCGGGATTTCCCGGGTGTGGCGAGCCACTGGACTCCAAATCCCGTCCGTGAATTCCCGGCCATGGAGCGCGAGGCACGCGCTGAAGATGGACGCGTTGTATTTGTGAACGTTGGACGCTTTTGCTTTCAGAAGGGGCAAGACCTGATCATTGCGGCCTTCAGGGACGTCGTTCGCCTGCGGCCGAAGGCCAGGCTCGTCCTGGTAGGATACGGAGAGGAGAAAGCTGGGCTGGCAGCCCAGGCCCGCGACCTCGGGATCGCGGATTCGGTCAGCTTCGAACATCACCCGCAGGATCCTGTTCGTCCGCTGGCGGCTGCCGACGTCTACGTCTCGCTATCGCGCTGGGAGGGTTGGAGCCTTGCGATCTGCGAGGCTTTGCGTCTCGGATTACCGGTGGTGTCTTCGGATTGCGAATTCGGCCCAAGCGATATTTTGACCGACGAGCGGCTGGGCCGACTCGTCCCGACGGAGGACAAGGCGGGCGCGGTCGAGGCGATGCTCTACTATCACGACAACATCGTTGCCGAGCGCGCGTTCGCCGAGTTTCGTGCGGCTTATGTCGCGCGCTTCAATGTCTCGAAAGTGGCGACGGAGCACGCCCTGGCACTCACGAAGGCAGCTGGCCGTCCAGTCGCGGGCGCCCCGCCTCGCGAAGCGGAGAATGCTTGGGGCGGAAGAACATCCGCTTGA
- a CDS encoding FAD-dependent oxidoreductase has translation MQGSALPTPPAVTERCDAVVLGAGISGLVSASVLLEQGCERVIIVEEYPHIGGNHIDWSSDGYTFDIGSIIFQDDSPLLKHFPELLEHYVRIDPSWSRLTPQGIVTAYPISVRDDILAAGPIEISKILASVVYARVFRRKMRNAKEFAQFWIGDRLLQRSGLDSYMTRFYGVSSDQIDIELARKRMLWISEHSSLRSLLARLTKPKPPPPTNRQLARPREGYGHLYAVAAARLAKRGASIITHARMHRLEKRDGYFRLALDDKVILAERVISTIPLMRIEALCNLPISDKLETITLLTLYFSFSGERGFGETILYNFSHKGAWKRLTVYSDFYGRRGDREYFAVEVIANHIQGSVVKAEKDFRDHVAANGLFAGDLNLEGSQFLKNAYPIYKGRSDQKAAKAIQALTALGIESFGRQGGFNYQPTARVSTLEAEAALRRASGL, from the coding sequence ATGCAAGGGTCTGCGCTCCCGACTCCGCCTGCCGTGACAGAACGATGCGATGCGGTCGTGCTCGGCGCGGGGATTTCCGGACTGGTATCTGCTTCCGTGCTTCTGGAGCAGGGCTGCGAGCGGGTAATCATCGTCGAAGAATATCCGCATATCGGCGGAAATCACATCGACTGGTCGTCAGACGGCTACACCTTCGATATCGGCAGCATCATATTTCAGGACGATTCACCGCTCCTTAAGCATTTCCCGGAGCTACTTGAACACTATGTGCGGATCGATCCCAGTTGGAGCAGGCTGACACCGCAAGGGATCGTGACTGCTTATCCGATTTCGGTCAGGGATGACATCCTCGCGGCCGGGCCGATCGAAATTTCGAAGATCCTTGCCTCTGTGGTCTATGCGCGCGTCTTCCGACGAAAGATGCGGAATGCCAAGGAATTCGCGCAGTTCTGGATCGGCGACCGGCTTCTGCAAAGATCGGGGCTCGATTCGTATATGACGCGCTTCTATGGCGTTTCTTCCGACCAGATCGACATCGAATTGGCTAGGAAGCGGATGCTCTGGATCAGCGAGCACAGCTCGCTGAGGTCCCTGCTGGCCCGCCTCACAAAGCCGAAGCCACCACCTCCCACGAACCGCCAGCTTGCGCGTCCGCGTGAGGGATATGGCCACCTGTACGCTGTTGCTGCCGCACGATTGGCGAAACGCGGCGCATCCATCATTACGCATGCCAGGATGCATCGGCTTGAGAAGCGCGACGGTTACTTTCGCCTAGCCCTGGACGACAAGGTCATCCTGGCCGAACGCGTCATTTCGACGATCCCACTTATGAGGATCGAAGCGCTGTGCAATCTGCCGATCTCGGACAAGCTCGAAACGATCACGCTTCTGACTTTGTATTTCAGCTTCTCGGGCGAACGGGGTTTCGGAGAAACGATACTCTATAATTTTTCTCACAAGGGGGCCTGGAAGCGGTTGACCGTGTACTCGGATTTTTATGGGCGACGCGGGGATCGGGAGTACTTTGCCGTCGAGGTCATCGCCAACCACATCCAGGGATCGGTCGTTAAAGCCGAAAAGGACTTCCGAGATCATGTGGCGGCTAACGGGCTTTTCGCCGGAGATCTCAATCTCGAAGGAAGCCAATTTCTCAAGAATGCCTACCCGATCTACAAAGGGCGATCGGATCAGAAGGCCGCAAAGGCCATCCAGGCACTGACGGCGCTGGGGATCGAGTCGTTCGGACGGCAAGGGGGCTTCAATTACCAGCCGACAGCGCGCGTCTCTACTTTGGAAGCCGAGGCCGCCTTGCGACGTGCAAGCGGGCTGTAA
- a CDS encoding response regulator, with product MSKLVVLVVEDEPLLRMDAVDFIEDAGFRAIEARDADEAMAILNTRNDIAVMFTDIEMPGSMDGINLAHAVREGWPPVTIVVASGRLVPAAEDLPDNTRYLKKPYRPAEVIEAFRHAA from the coding sequence ATGTCGAAGTTGGTTGTCCTGGTCGTAGAAGATGAGCCGCTGCTCCGGATGGACGCGGTCGACTTCATCGAAGATGCGGGGTTCCGAGCTATCGAGGCTCGCGATGCGGATGAGGCGATGGCCATCTTGAACACCCGCAACGACATCGCGGTTATGTTCACAGATATCGAGATGCCCGGCTCGATGGACGGCATTAACTTGGCCCATGCCGTAAGGGAGGGCTGGCCACCGGTCACAATCGTGGTGGCGAGTGGACGCCTCGTTCCTGCGGCCGAAGATTTGCCGGACAACACCCGATATCTGAAGAAGCCGTATCGACCAGCCGAGGTGATAGAGGCCTTCCGACACGCGGCTTGA
- a CDS encoding sugar transferase: MFDVSMASILIILLTPLIIVLIALIRSSDEGPALFRQTRIGKGGRTFACWKFRTMVSDADEALQRLIGSDPAAAKEWAESQKLSRDPRITRLGGFLRRSSLDELPQLFNILVGDMSFVGPRPIVGAEIERYGEAFAHCFSVPPGLTGLWQVSGRSDCSYATRVALDSQYASEWRLLLDAKILVKTVPAVLRQRGSR, translated from the coding sequence TTGTTTGATGTGTCGATGGCGTCGATACTGATCATCCTTCTAACGCCGTTGATCATTGTACTCATCGCTTTGATCCGATCGTCCGATGAGGGCCCAGCGTTGTTTCGCCAAACGCGCATCGGCAAGGGGGGCAGAACGTTCGCTTGCTGGAAGTTTAGAACCATGGTCAGCGATGCTGATGAGGCACTGCAGCGCCTGATCGGTTCCGACCCCGCGGCTGCGAAAGAATGGGCCGAATCTCAGAAGCTCTCACGCGATCCACGTATCACGCGGCTTGGTGGGTTTCTGCGCAGGAGCAGCCTTGATGAGCTTCCGCAACTCTTCAATATCCTCGTCGGCGACATGAGCTTTGTCGGCCCCCGGCCTATCGTTGGGGCCGAAATTGAGCGGTACGGCGAAGCCTTTGCGCATTGCTTTTCGGTTCCACCGGGCCTCACCGGGCTATGGCAGGTTAGCGGTCGAAGTGACTGCAGTTACGCAACCCGCGTCGCGCTCGACAGCCAATATGCCAGCGAATGGCGCTTGCTATTGGACGCCAAGATTCTCGTGAAGACCGTACCCGCGGTTTTGCGGCAACGGGGCAGCCGCTAG
- a CDS encoding FkbM family methyltransferase gives MNSNLVYDFGLHRGEDTEFYLKKGFRVVAVEANPQLIEECRLKFRDELEVGRLHIVEGAIAPPSAGDTVTFYRNPRASIWGTIEPDWADRNAARGFESEAIQLPRIDVPDVFARFGVPHYVKIDVEGVDILVLDALREFPKRPNYLSIESEKVDFDELIKEFDLLEGLGYTKFKVVQQRSIPGRTVQVRTVDGKPIAYTFMECASGPFGEDIPQPWLTRDQAIASYKEIFARYRMFGDRSVYSKLPRVAKGVISTAYKATTGYRGPLPGWFDTHASL, from the coding sequence GTGAACTCTAATCTTGTATACGACTTTGGCCTGCACCGAGGCGAAGACACCGAATTCTACCTGAAGAAGGGCTTCCGTGTTGTCGCGGTCGAAGCCAATCCGCAGCTCATCGAGGAATGCAGGCTCAAGTTTCGCGATGAGCTTGAGGTCGGTCGCCTCCACATCGTCGAAGGAGCGATCGCGCCGCCTTCAGCCGGTGATACGGTGACCTTCTACAGGAACCCGCGTGCGTCCATCTGGGGGACCATCGAGCCCGATTGGGCCGATCGCAATGCGGCCCGTGGCTTTGAAAGCGAAGCCATCCAGTTGCCCCGGATCGACGTGCCGGATGTATTCGCCCGCTTCGGGGTCCCTCATTACGTCAAGATCGACGTCGAGGGGGTCGATATTCTGGTTCTGGATGCATTGCGGGAGTTCCCGAAGCGGCCGAACTATCTTTCGATTGAATCGGAAAAGGTCGATTTCGACGAGCTCATCAAGGAATTCGATCTCCTTGAAGGGCTCGGCTACACGAAGTTCAAAGTCGTTCAGCAACGGTCTATTCCCGGACGGACCGTTCAGGTGCGCACCGTCGACGGCAAGCCGATCGCCTATACCTTCATGGAATGCGCCTCGGGCCCGTTCGGAGAAGACATCCCTCAGCCCTGGCTGACAAGGGATCAGGCGATCGCATCCTACAAGGAGATCTTTGCCAGATACCGGATGTTCGGAGATCGCTCGGTCTATTCGAAACTCCCGCGCGTCGCGAAGGGTGTGATATCGACGGCCTACAAGGCTACGACCGGCTACCGGGGCCCGCTTCCGGGCTGGTTTGACACCCACGCCTCGCTTTAG